One genomic window of Cellulophaga sp. Hel_I_12 includes the following:
- a CDS encoding Two component regulator three Y domain-containing protein, translating to MKYILFFISFLLTSLLFSQKVFPPIYNYKIFDYKAASQNWGITIDTKGGVYIANNKGLLHFNGEEWILNKLPNSTIIRSVKAVDDKIYTGSYEEFGYWEKSEFGTLVYTSLTHLITNYKFTNEEFWQILAYKGAIVFRSFSSIYIYKNNTIKVLDVPIIVNDIEVYEDKIMVSGSNDTLYQIKNDTLVSFASLATFDKTIISMLAIPQGLLLGTKLEGVFLYKNGEIKEWDSLLNEELKKYQLNDMISLSDGKVAFGTIKKGVYLVDIVHNSFVNLDRETGLQNNTVLAMAHDENQLWLGLDNGIDRVRTNSPITYYTDFSGAIGTVYDLALQDNVYYIGSNTGVYYFENDTLNFVEGTQGHVWDLLTVDRELFAGHNTGTFKIHKKALEKVSKISGGYQLVKVPESTNTYLQGTYVGISKFEKTGQKTWEVNPIQGINFPVKQLCFESASVLWVAHPYKGFFRLTLNKTFDKIETIQTFDDEAIPNNYNVKVYSIKNQIVFYADGIWYIYNAIANKIEVFEEFKKFTSKELIYNDGTYFWFINNETKEITFTDLRTTNLTIAESILQKRLIPDAESVTRLNDSIFALTLNDGFARVNIHKLKNQLNNSFVPKPSLNFFKTENKLYVLSDTLFKLTNKAAEDITFQVSAPNLDKPRYYYTLNNGTKTQAYEVDQGTINFQNLFYGTYQIEVFTVSMDGKYSEPLQFYFEIAPPWYLSVTSKILYAVVFIAVIFLVRGYNRKKLKRKQRSFEEKLGRQQEEHLAKLEKEKLAKEIKLKQKELTSTTLNIAKKNEVILELKNMMVMNKDKFTSASRYGTVIKKLDKSVNDKEDWKRFEMNFKELHEDFFERLLKEFPKLTPKDLKLCAYLKMNLSSKEIAPLMGISLRGVEIHRYRLRKKLNMETSDYLSNYLITF from the coding sequence ATGAAGTACATTCTATTTTTTATTTCTTTTTTACTTACATCTTTGTTGTTTTCACAAAAAGTATTTCCACCTATTTATAATTATAAAATTTTTGATTACAAGGCTGCAAGTCAAAATTGGGGAATAACTATTGATACGAAAGGTGGTGTTTATATTGCAAACAATAAAGGTTTATTACATTTTAATGGTGAGGAATGGATTCTTAACAAACTTCCCAATAGCACTATAATTCGTTCTGTTAAGGCGGTCGACGATAAAATATACACGGGGTCTTATGAAGAGTTTGGGTATTGGGAAAAGAGTGAGTTTGGAACCTTGGTATATACCTCTTTAACTCATTTAATCACGAATTATAAATTCACGAATGAAGAATTCTGGCAAATTTTAGCCTACAAAGGGGCTATTGTTTTTCGATCCTTTTCTAGTATTTACATATATAAGAATAATACGATAAAGGTTCTTGATGTACCTATCATTGTTAACGATATCGAGGTCTACGAGGATAAAATAATGGTATCAGGATCAAATGATACACTGTATCAGATAAAAAATGACACCCTTGTTTCTTTTGCAAGTTTGGCCACTTTTGACAAGACCATTATTTCTATGTTAGCCATACCTCAGGGTTTGCTTTTAGGGACAAAGTTAGAGGGTGTTTTTTTATATAAAAATGGAGAAATAAAGGAGTGGGATAGCCTTCTTAATGAGGAGCTGAAAAAGTATCAATTGAACGATATGATTTCTCTTTCTGATGGTAAAGTGGCCTTTGGGACCATTAAAAAAGGAGTTTATTTAGTGGACATCGTCCATAATTCATTTGTTAATTTAGACAGGGAAACTGGGCTACAAAATAATACTGTACTCGCTATGGCTCATGATGAAAATCAATTATGGCTGGGTTTAGATAATGGTATTGATAGAGTTAGAACAAACTCGCCCATCACTTATTACACTGATTTTTCGGGAGCTATCGGTACGGTTTATGATCTAGCACTTCAAGATAATGTGTACTATATTGGCAGTAATACTGGGGTTTACTATTTTGAAAATGATACTTTAAACTTTGTAGAAGGTACACAGGGGCATGTTTGGGATTTATTGACTGTTGATAGAGAATTATTTGCTGGCCATAATACGGGTACCTTTAAAATACATAAAAAAGCTTTAGAAAAGGTTTCCAAGATTTCTGGAGGATATCAATTAGTTAAGGTTCCAGAAAGCACTAATACCTACTTGCAAGGCACCTACGTGGGTATCTCAAAATTTGAAAAAACAGGTCAAAAAACATGGGAAGTAAACCCAATTCAAGGAATAAATTTTCCTGTTAAACAACTTTGTTTCGAATCTGCTAGTGTGCTCTGGGTAGCGCACCCTTATAAGGGTTTTTTTAGGCTTACTTTAAATAAAACTTTTGATAAAATAGAAACTATTCAAACGTTTGATGATGAAGCGATTCCCAATAACTATAATGTAAAAGTTTACAGTATTAAGAATCAAATTGTATTTTATGCAGATGGTATTTGGTATATCTATAATGCGATAGCCAACAAAATAGAAGTATTTGAAGAATTCAAAAAGTTCACGTCCAAAGAATTAATCTATAACGATGGCACCTATTTCTGGTTTATAAATAACGAAACGAAGGAGATTACTTTCACTGATTTAAGAACAACTAATTTAACGATTGCAGAAAGTATCTTGCAAAAGCGACTCATTCCTGATGCTGAAAGTGTAACTAGGTTAAATGATTCGATTTTTGCATTAACGCTTAACGACGGTTTTGCACGCGTTAACATTCATAAACTAAAGAACCAGTTAAATAATAGTTTTGTTCCAAAACCAAGTCTAAATTTTTTCAAAACTGAAAACAAACTTTACGTGCTTAGTGATACCCTCTTTAAGCTTACTAATAAAGCCGCAGAAGATATAACTTTTCAAGTTTCTGCACCTAATTTAGACAAACCTAGGTATTACTACACCTTAAATAATGGAACAAAAACACAAGCCTATGAGGTAGATCAGGGCACCATAAATTTTCAAAACTTATTTTATGGAACCTATCAAATAGAAGTTTTTACGGTGAGTATGGACGGCAAATATTCAGAACCATTACAATTTTATTTTGAGATTGCTCCTCCCTGGTATTTAAGTGTAACTAGTAAAATTTTATATGCGGTAGTATTTATTGCTGTCATATTCTTAGTTAGAGGCTACAACCGGAAAAAGCTAAAAAGAAAGCAACGAAGCTTTGAAGAGAAATTAGGACGTCAACAAGAAGAGCACTTAGCTAAATTAGAAAAAGAAAAACTAGCTAAAGAAATTAAGTTAAAACAAAAAGAACTGACAAGTACGACCTTAAATATTGCTAAAAAAAATGAAGTTATTTTAGAATTGAAGAATATGATGGTGATGAACAAAGATAAATTCACCAGTGCATCGCGTTATGGTACGGTTATAAAAAAATTGGATAAATCTGTGAATGATAAAGAAGATTGGAAACGTTTTGAAATGAACTTCAAAGAACTACATGAAGACTTTTTTGAACGTTTGTTAAAAGAGTTTCCAAAACTAACTCCAAAAGACTTAAAGCTCTGTGCTTATCTTAAGATGAATTTAAGTTCTAAAGAAATTGCACCCTTGATGGGGATCTCCTTAAGAGGGGTAGAAATACATAGGTACAGACTTCGTAAAAAACTAAATATGGAGACTTCAGATTATTTATCGAATTACTTAATTACGTTTTAA
- a CDS encoding TonB-dependent receptor codes for MKISNVILTISLLLFQVMLFGQSNLSVSGTVTDASGQPLPGASIVLKGTTTGTQTDFDGNFTLNNVSPNGILVVSYIGYTNKEVPINNQTTFNISLAEDLQSLDEVVVVGYGTAKKRDLTGSIVSIKGDEVADKPATNPIASIQGKVSGLSVVNSGRIGQNPDIRIRGTSSRYNVSPLFVVDGIFAENIDFVNPNDIQSIEVLKDASSLAIFGVRGANGVIIVTTKKARGGEFTVNLNSSIGFKNLVGAPDLADAALFRQLYDEQLVDEGSAPFSYYTEFNGDTDWVDRITNKSALLQTTNLSIQNATEKNKLSFGLGYRSEDGLIKDENLQRITMNLTNEYSLTESFKMGVTLNGLQDRLPNQGGYGSALNATPIVAPIHFDSRPEFNGLYNQLPIQIGGPQIGNPALVAEVTKNKAIAQRYRFVGSMFAEVDFLKNFNFKATIYGDYNNFRSRSYTPIVGIYVSETDEIENFNGNQISRVNQSNGVSFNSQQDYILSFAKEYGKHSVNATTGFTTTQFYTENISGSVQSDPNSSVGSIPDDSRFWYLNVYPYGDPATRTSSSSQSDRATSSFLARSLYNYDGKYLLNASYRRDATSQLAPENRAQDFWSLGAGWVVSQEKFMDTSGSLNFLKLKGSAGQLGNQALPGGTNYPYYPGVNQGATAVFGDQVIPGFIQRFEENPNLKWETVKMWEVGLETRWFDNRLSFNSNYYNRKTEDLLVFVNTGVESFFDNFGEIENKGFEFELSWDGNVNENFSYSLGGNVTTINNEVLSTFEDAPIFGNGTASRTITGEAIGHFYGYIVDGVYQSNADIAALPPSTLGSYAPGDLKYRDFDGDGEITPADRTVIGNPTPDLTYGFYTNLRYKNFTLNIDFQGVYGNEIYRDWGNGNSFAQFNYRTERANRWNGSGSSNWEPRLFSTEYNRLPSTYMIEDGSYFRIRNIQLGYNLDGKILEKLKLQQLKLYANIQNLYTWTETSGFTPEAGGSPTAFGIDNGGYPIPVISTFGMSLTF; via the coding sequence ATGAAAATAAGCAATGTAATATTGACAATTTCGTTACTTCTCTTTCAGGTAATGCTATTCGGACAAAGCAATTTATCGGTCTCAGGAACAGTAACAGACGCTAGTGGTCAACCTTTACCAGGTGCCTCTATTGTGCTAAAAGGCACAACAACGGGTACACAAACAGATTTTGATGGTAATTTCACTCTTAATAATGTTAGCCCAAATGGAATATTAGTAGTGAGTTATATAGGATACACCAATAAAGAAGTCCCTATAAACAACCAAACTACATTTAATATTTCACTTGCTGAAGACTTACAGTCTTTAGATGAGGTAGTGGTTGTGGGTTATGGAACAGCAAAAAAGAGAGATTTAACCGGATCTATCGTAAGCATAAAAGGAGACGAAGTTGCCGATAAACCAGCGACAAACCCAATTGCTTCGATCCAAGGAAAAGTATCTGGATTGTCAGTAGTCAATTCTGGTAGAATTGGTCAAAATCCAGATATAAGAATTAGAGGAACAAGTAGTAGGTATAATGTGAGTCCCTTATTTGTAGTGGATGGAATATTTGCAGAAAATATTGATTTTGTTAATCCAAATGATATTCAATCTATTGAAGTTTTAAAGGATGCTTCTTCTTTGGCTATTTTTGGAGTAAGAGGTGCTAATGGTGTTATTATTGTGACCACCAAAAAAGCAAGAGGCGGGGAATTTACAGTAAATTTAAATTCGTCGATTGGATTCAAAAATTTGGTGGGTGCTCCAGATTTGGCAGACGCTGCACTTTTTAGACAATTATATGATGAACAATTAGTCGATGAAGGGTCTGCTCCATTTTCTTACTATACGGAGTTTAATGGTGATACGGATTGGGTAGATAGAATCACCAATAAATCAGCACTTTTACAAACTACAAACCTGAGCATCCAAAATGCAACGGAAAAGAATAAGCTTTCTTTTGGTTTGGGATATCGGTCTGAAGATGGTTTAATCAAGGATGAAAACTTACAAAGGATTACCATGAACTTAACGAACGAGTATTCCTTAACGGAGTCCTTTAAAATGGGTGTTACACTTAATGGACTTCAAGACAGGCTTCCTAATCAGGGGGGCTATGGCTCTGCATTGAATGCTACCCCGATTGTAGCTCCGATTCATTTTGATAGTCGCCCTGAGTTTAATGGTCTTTACAATCAATTACCAATACAAATTGGTGGTCCCCAAATAGGGAATCCAGCATTGGTTGCCGAGGTAACCAAAAACAAAGCAATCGCGCAGCGTTATCGTTTTGTAGGGAGTATGTTTGCAGAAGTCGATTTTCTAAAAAACTTCAATTTTAAGGCTACTATTTATGGAGATTATAATAATTTTAGATCGCGATCTTATACCCCAATAGTGGGGATCTATGTATCTGAGACCGATGAAATTGAAAACTTTAATGGAAACCAAATATCAAGAGTAAATCAGTCGAATGGTGTTTCATTTAATTCTCAACAAGATTACATACTTTCTTTTGCCAAAGAATATGGTAAGCACAGTGTAAATGCTACTACTGGTTTTACAACAACACAGTTTTATACAGAAAATATTTCTGGTAGTGTTCAAAGTGATCCTAATTCTTCGGTGGGTTCTATTCCAGACGATTCAAGATTTTGGTATTTGAATGTATATCCTTATGGTGATCCAGCCACCAGAACGTCAAGTTCTAGTCAATCAGATAGAGCTACATCTTCTTTTTTAGCAAGATCATTATATAACTATGACGGAAAGTATTTATTAAATGCCTCATACCGTAGAGATGCTACTTCGCAATTAGCACCTGAAAATAGAGCACAAGATTTTTGGTCATTAGGAGCGGGTTGGGTTGTTTCACAAGAAAAATTCATGGATACCTCAGGTAGTTTAAATTTTTTAAAGTTAAAGGGTTCTGCCGGCCAATTAGGGAATCAAGCCTTACCAGGAGGCACTAACTATCCTTATTATCCTGGAGTAAATCAAGGAGCAACAGCTGTTTTCGGTGATCAGGTTATTCCCGGATTTATTCAACGATTTGAAGAAAATCCTAATCTAAAATGGGAAACCGTAAAGATGTGGGAAGTGGGTCTTGAAACAAGATGGTTCGATAATAGACTAAGCTTCAACTCCAATTATTACAACAGGAAAACAGAAGATTTATTAGTTTTCGTAAATACAGGAGTAGAAAGCTTCTTTGATAATTTCGGAGAAATAGAAAATAAAGGTTTCGAATTTGAGCTTTCTTGGGATGGAAATGTGAATGAAAATTTTAGTTATTCTTTAGGGGGTAATGTAACCACTATCAATAATGAAGTTCTGTCAACCTTTGAAGATGCACCAATATTTGGGAACGGTACAGCTTCAAGAACAATTACAGGAGAAGCTATAGGTCATTTTTATGGCTATATTGTTGATGGGGTGTATCAATCAAATGCAGATATTGCTGCTTTACCACCAAGTACATTAGGTAGTTATGCTCCTGGCGATCTTAAATATAGAGATTTTGATGGTGATGGTGAGATTACACCAGCAGATAGAACCGTTATTGGTAATCCGACACCGGACCTTACCTATGGCTTTTACACCAATTTAAGGTATAAAAACTTTACTTTAAACATCGACTTTCAGGGCGTTTATGGTAATGAAATATACCGTGATTGGGGTAATGGTAATTCTTTTGCTCAATTCAACTATAGAACAGAAAGAGCGAACAGATGGAATGGCTCAGGGTCCTCTAATTGGGAACCTCGATTGTTTTCGACAGAATATAATAGATTACCTTCTACCTACATGATTGAAGATGGTAGTTATTTCAGGATTAGAAACATTCAATTAGGCTATAATTTGGACGGAAAGATTCTTGAAAAATTAAAATTGCAACAATTAAAATTATATGCAAACATTCAGAATTTGTATACTTGGACAGAGACATCAGGGTTTACTCCTGAAGCTGGTGGTTCTCCAACAGCTTTCGGTATTGATAACGGTGGTTACCCAATACCGGTAATTTCTACATTTGGTATGAGTTTAACATTTTAA
- a CDS encoding RagB/SusD family nutrient uptake outer membrane protein encodes MKNIQLKKGLKISSLLCLLVVSFACQDDLLDKLPLGEVANNEELGVGGQETAVFGIYSLLRTRVGGWERYWFGSIRSDDAQKGSTPGDAAAFGNTFNDFQYIPTSGLSTTWWNGHYQVIFACNEVINNISESGDTDEGSLINDAEARVIRALMYFELRRDFGEVPLITVTIDVPSDAFAAKSSIAALDEFIKDDLIIAEQNLPFTWNGFPGRATSGFAKSLLGKLYLYQNDWANAYTKFKEVIDSGIYSLDPSLVNLFERSGNNGVESIFEIQQTVTENGDSFNSNYFISQGVRGTGVWNLGWGFNTPTANLVNAFEAGDARKTNTILESGQDDGGFGSGTLPDFPPLAQQYWNKKAYTMNTVRAGLAINGNRWENIKIIRYADVVLMAAEAGNESGAASQSEVLDLINSVRSRAGLANTSASGQSAIRDAIKQERRVELAMEEYRFYDLVRWGDASSTLGTLGYLPKHELFPIPQEAIDQSGGVIIQNPNY; translated from the coding sequence ATGAAAAATATACAACTAAAAAAAGGATTAAAAATTTCTTCTTTGCTGTGTTTGTTAGTAGTCTCCTTTGCTTGCCAAGATGATTTGTTAGATAAATTACCCTTAGGTGAAGTAGCTAATAACGAGGAGTTAGGCGTTGGTGGTCAAGAAACTGCAGTTTTCGGAATTTACTCGTTATTGCGAACTAGAGTGGGTGGATGGGAACGCTACTGGTTTGGGAGCATACGTTCTGATGACGCACAAAAAGGAAGTACGCCAGGAGATGCTGCAGCATTTGGAAATACCTTTAATGATTTTCAATATATTCCAACAAGCGGGCTAAGTACCACTTGGTGGAATGGTCATTATCAAGTAATTTTCGCCTGTAACGAAGTGATAAACAATATCAGTGAATCAGGGGATACAGATGAAGGAAGTTTAATAAACGATGCAGAGGCTAGAGTAATTAGGGCTTTAATGTATTTTGAATTGCGAAGAGATTTTGGAGAGGTTCCATTGATTACTGTGACTATCGATGTTCCTTCGGATGCTTTTGCTGCCAAATCTTCTATTGCAGCTCTAGATGAGTTTATTAAAGATGATTTAATTATTGCAGAGCAAAATCTACCCTTTACCTGGAATGGTTTTCCAGGTAGAGCAACGTCTGGATTTGCTAAGTCACTTTTAGGAAAATTATATTTGTATCAGAACGATTGGGCTAATGCTTATACTAAATTTAAAGAAGTTATTGATTCTGGCATCTATAGTTTAGATCCTAGTTTGGTGAACTTATTTGAAAGAAGTGGTAACAACGGTGTAGAGTCTATCTTTGAAATTCAGCAGACCGTTACTGAAAATGGAGACTCTTTTAACAGCAATTATTTTATTTCTCAAGGGGTAAGAGGAACAGGAGTTTGGAACTTAGGTTGGGGTTTTAATACGCCTACGGCAAATCTTGTCAATGCTTTTGAAGCTGGGGATGCAAGAAAAACAAACACCATATTAGAATCTGGCCAAGATGATGGAGGTTTTGGAAGTGGAACCCTACCTGATTTTCCACCTTTAGCACAGCAATATTGGAATAAAAAGGCATACACCATGAATACTGTTCGTGCTGGTTTAGCTATCAATGGTAATCGATGGGAGAACATCAAAATTATTAGATATGCCGATGTAGTTCTTATGGCTGCAGAAGCCGGTAATGAATCGGGAGCTGCTTCACAGTCAGAAGTTTTAGACTTGATCAATAGCGTTCGTTCAAGAGCAGGTCTTGCTAACACAAGTGCTTCAGGACAGTCTGCTATTAGAGATGCCATTAAGCAAGAAAGAAGGGTTGAATTAGCCATGGAAGAATATCGGTTTTATGATTTAGTGCGATGGGGTGATGCTTCATCAACATTGGGTACTTTAGGTTACTTGCCCAAGCATGAGCTTTTTCCAATTCCTCAAGAGGCAATTGATCAATCAGGTGGCGTAATTATTCAAAACCCTAATTATTAA
- a CDS encoding LamG domain-containing protein, translating to MKNKTLKYLGLALLSIFTFSCQDLERPEFSNFLYDGPVITLNTPSPSGATVVRSGEPLAAITINFQVEDDLGIANITVVLDGAEIANISSFANAKLVVVDDLTSEVATGMHTLTITVTDINDVVATQSATFEKKDTPPYFPVFEGENFYMAFDGDYSEAISGSEATQVGTVGFTVDAKVGTGAYAGATDSYLTYPATALQSQTFSATMWYNLNATPNRAGILVMGPEDTANPNFPNVQNNRRNGFRFFRENGAAGFQRFKLNVGNGTADSWIDGGTAADVANDAGWVHLAFTISPSKAVVYINGVAVRESTISGVDFTGCDLLSIMSGAPRFSEWGHKSDLSNLDELRIFNKELSQEEITNVIANGSQTFKMSFENNFLETVSKTDATVVGSPGFTTDAKVGTHAYVGANDAYVTFPTDGLLGDEISGTFWYKINNPGTNRAGILTISPPDPNASNPDRPGNRNNGIRVFREGGANQSLRVNVGNGTSNGTAVTPNVLANGSDWVHVAFTVSQTKVIIYLDGVLSAERDITGLDWTGCDSMSIMSGAPRYLIFNHFSDLSDMDELALYNKVLTLDEIMAIMNAN from the coding sequence ATGAAAAATAAGACTTTAAAATACTTAGGATTAGCACTGCTATCAATTTTTACGTTTAGTTGTCAAGACTTAGAGCGGCCCGAATTTAGTAACTTTCTTTACGATGGTCCTGTAATTACGCTCAATACCCCTAGTCCAAGTGGAGCTACTGTTGTTCGCTCAGGCGAACCATTAGCCGCTATAACCATTAATTTCCAAGTAGAAGATGACCTTGGAATTGCCAATATCACGGTGGTTTTAGACGGTGCAGAAATAGCAAATATAAGTTCCTTTGCAAACGCTAAACTAGTAGTAGTAGACGATTTAACGAGCGAAGTAGCTACGGGAATGCACACTCTTACGATTACAGTTACCGATATTAACGATGTAGTCGCTACACAATCTGCTACCTTTGAAAAAAAGGATACACCTCCTTATTTTCCAGTATTTGAGGGAGAAAATTTTTATATGGCTTTTGATGGTGATTATTCTGAAGCTATAAGTGGTAGTGAAGCCACTCAAGTAGGTACGGTAGGCTTTACCGTTGATGCTAAGGTAGGTACAGGTGCATATGCAGGAGCAACAGACTCCTATTTAACTTACCCTGCTACTGCTTTACAGAGTCAGACTTTTAGTGCTACCATGTGGTATAACCTTAATGCTACGCCTAATCGTGCTGGAATTTTAGTTATGGGTCCTGAAGATACCGCAAATCCTAATTTCCCTAATGTACAAAATAATCGAAGAAACGGATTTAGATTTTTTCGTGAAAATGGTGCTGCAGGTTTTCAACGTTTTAAGTTAAACGTAGGTAATGGTACTGCAGATTCTTGGATAGATGGTGGAACGGCTGCTGATGTTGCAAATGATGCGGGTTGGGTGCATTTAGCCTTTACTATTTCTCCGTCGAAAGCTGTTGTTTATATCAATGGCGTTGCTGTTAGAGAGTCAACAATTTCGGGTGTAGATTTTACGGGTTGTGATTTGCTTTCTATCATGTCTGGTGCTCCTCGTTTTTCAGAATGGGGTCATAAATCTGATTTAAGTAATCTAGACGAATTACGAATATTCAATAAAGAACTTAGCCAAGAAGAAATAACTAATGTTATCGCTAATGGAAGCCAGACTTTTAAAATGTCATTTGAAAATAACTTTTTAGAGACAGTAAGTAAAACCGATGCCACCGTGGTAGGTAGTCCAGGTTTTACAACAGATGCAAAAGTTGGAACCCACGCTTATGTTGGTGCTAATGACGCTTATGTAACCTTTCCTACGGATGGTCTTTTAGGTGATGAAATTAGTGGTACTTTTTGGTATAAAATAAACAATCCTGGAACGAATCGTGCCGGTATTTTAACGATTAGCCCACCAGATCCTAATGCATCCAATCCAGATAGACCGGGCAATAGAAACAATGGTATCCGAGTATTTAGAGAAGGTGGTGCAAACCAAAGTTTAAGAGTTAATGTAGGTAATGGCACCTCTAACGGCACTGCAGTTACACCCAATGTTTTAGCCAATGGATCCGATTGGGTACATGTAGCATTTACTGTTTCACAAACTAAAGTAATAATTTATTTAGATGGTGTACTATCCGCAGAAAGAGATATTACGGGACTTGATTGGACAGGTTGCGATTCCATGTCTATTATGTCAGGAGCACCGCGGTATTTAATCTTTAACCACTTTTCTGATTTAAGTGATATGGATGAGCTTGCATTATACAATAAAGTACTTACACTAGATGAGATAATGGCGATCATGAACGCCAATTAA
- a CDS encoding glucoamylase family protein — MKNLVKLVLSLVLVAIVLVVEGCNSRKAKSDSSSGVEPTADDPKMTDNQLLDKVQEQTFNYFWDGAEPISGLARERIHLDSIYPSNDRDIITIGGSGFGLMAILVGVERGFISRAQALERYEKSLSYLEKADRFHGVWPHWLTPAGKVKAFSKKDDGGDLVETAFLLQGLLTVKEYFDQDTQRETELRNRIQKLWEEVDFTWYTKGENTLYWHWSPNYGWEMNFPVGGYNEALIMYVLGAASPTHAISKEVYENGWAGNGEIQKDTVYYGLKTEINHYEHSDAPVGPLFWAHYSYLGLNPKGLSDQYADYWKVNQNHALIHYKHAVENPNNFKGYGENCWGFTSSYSMRGYAGHRPDADLSVISPTAALSSMPYTPKESLDFLRFMYTEQDSLIGKYGPYDAFSFEKKWSLPRYLAIDQGPIPVMIENYRTGLLWNLFMQNKDVQRGLDKLGFISEPSKYSIKP; from the coding sequence ATGAAAAATTTAGTCAAGTTAGTTTTGAGTTTAGTTCTAGTGGCTATTGTACTTGTAGTTGAGGGGTGCAATAGTCGCAAGGCTAAATCGGATTCATCATCAGGGGTAGAGCCTACTGCTGATGATCCAAAAATGACAGATAACCAACTTTTAGATAAGGTTCAAGAACAAACCTTCAATTATTTTTGGGATGGAGCTGAACCTATTTCAGGGCTTGCTAGAGAACGAATTCACTTAGATAGTATTTACCCTTCTAACGATAGAGATATTATCACTATTGGCGGTTCTGGCTTTGGATTGATGGCTATTTTGGTAGGCGTAGAACGTGGTTTTATAAGCCGAGCACAAGCTTTAGAACGCTACGAAAAAAGTCTTTCTTATTTAGAAAAAGCAGACCGTTTTCACGGGGTTTGGCCACATTGGTTAACGCCTGCTGGGAAGGTAAAAGCGTTTAGCAAAAAAGATGATGGTGGCGATTTAGTAGAAACGGCCTTTTTATTGCAAGGTTTACTTACTGTAAAAGAATATTTTGATCAAGACACACAAAGAGAAACAGAACTTAGAAATAGGATTCAAAAACTTTGGGAAGAGGTCGATTTTACTTGGTATACGAAAGGTGAAAATACCTTATATTGGCATTGGTCTCCAAACTACGGTTGGGAAATGAACTTTCCTGTAGGCGGTTATAACGAAGCGCTTATTATGTATGTTTTAGGAGCAGCTTCGCCAACACATGCCATCTCAAAAGAGGTGTATGAGAATGGCTGGGCAGGTAATGGCGAAATTCAAAAAGATACTGTTTACTACGGTTTAAAAACCGAGATAAATCATTACGAACATAGCGATGCTCCTGTAGGACCATTATTTTGGGCACATTATTCCTATTTAGGCTTAAATCCGAAAGGTCTAAGTGATCAATATGCAGATTATTGGAAAGTAAACCAAAATCATGCCTTGATACATTACAAGCATGCGGTAGAAAACCCAAATAATTTTAAGGGTTATGGAGAAAATTGTTGGGGTTTTACCTCCAGTTATTCCATGAGAGGATATGCCGGACACAGACCCGATGCAGATTTGAGTGTTATTTCACCAACAGCGGCCTTGTCTTCGATGCCCTATACACCAAAAGAAAGTCTTGATTTTTTACGATTTATGTACACAGAACAAGACTCCTTAATTGGAAAGTATGGTCCTTATGATGCTTTTAGTTTTGAAAAAAAATGGAGCTTACCTAGATATTTAGCGATTGATCAAGGACCAATACCTGTCATGATTGAAAATTATAGGACAGGCCTATTATGGAACTTATTTATGCAGAATAAAGATGTTCAAAGAGGCTTGGATAAATTAGGTTTCATTTCTGAACCTTCCAAATATTCTATTAAACCCTAA